The following coding sequences are from one Primulina eburnea isolate SZY01 chromosome 15, ASM2296580v1, whole genome shotgun sequence window:
- the LOC140814385 gene encoding glutathione S-transferase T3-like produces the protein MTSSKRGAAFSIEEDKLLVMAYLDVSQNPIIGINQSRDRLWSRVAATYNEQLAGNSTEPRTTKALQCRWFNINKIVQNFSSCVSQVELSRPSGASEKDILDQAKALFKQSARSTWRLDHVWSLLKDQEKFRSSNAILPNFIPNRRNIDSSQSDYSPNIESPTPDSGGLSEFAINLDEDNPSGGSSQRPIGIKKAKAKRKATEEHLKDISTMAKCTEKMVAVM, from the exons ATGACTTCATCTAAACGTGGTGCTGCCTTCTCAATCGAGGAGGACAAACTACTCGTGATGGCTTATCTTGATGTCTCCCAAAATCCAATAATTGGTATAAACCAATCACGCGATAGGTTATGGTCACGAGTGGCAGCTACATACAACGAACAACTCGCTGGTAACTCAACAGAGCCTCGAACTACTAAGGCCCTCCAATGTCGCTGGTTCAACATAaacaagattgtccaaaactttAGTTCATGTGTTAGCCAGGTGGAACTTAGTCGTCCAAGTGGTGCTTCTGAGAAAGATATT TTGGATCAAGCAAAAGCCTTATTTAAGCAATCAGCTAGGTCGACTTGGCGGTTGGATCATGTATGGTCTTTGCTTAAGGACCAAGAGAAGTTTAGGTCATCAAACGCTATTTTACCGAATTTCATACCAAACCGCAGGAATATCGACTCATCCCAATCTGACTATTCTCCCAACATAGAATCACCAACACCCGATTCTGGAGGGCTATCTGAGTTTGCTATAAACCTGGATGAAGATAATCCATCAGGAGGGAGTTCTCAGCGTCCAATTGGCATAAAAAAGGCCAAAGCCAAAAGAAAAGCCACTGAAGAACACTTGAAGGACATTTCTACCATGGCCAAATGTACTGAGAAAATGGTGGCTGTTATGTAG